From Gammaproteobacteria bacterium:
GTCGCAAGGCCGCACAACGAAGGCGCACCTGCAGGTGCGTCGAGGCGGAGAACGCAGCGAGCGGGGTTCCTGGCCGGCAGAACGCCGCAAAGGTCGCCGGTCGAGGCACTAGATGAGGTTCGCCAGCCTCCCGATCTTCTCGAATGCCTCCAAGGCCTTGTCGATGTGATCGTTCGTGTGCGTTGCCATGCAGCTCGTGCGCAGCAACTGTCGCCCATTCGGCGTCGCAGGGGACACCACGGGATTCGTGTAGACGCCCTCGTCGAGCAGCATGCGCCACATGCCGAAGGTGACCATATCGTCGCCGACGATGACCGGAACGATCGGAGAAACGGAGTTGCCGGTATCGAAGCCGAGATGCTGGAGCCCGCTCCGCCATCGCTCGCCGTTGCGCTGCAATCGCTCGACGCGTTCCGGTTCGGACCGCATGATCTCCAACGCGGCCAGCGCGGCAGCGGCGTTGGACGGAGGGATCGATGCCGAAAAAATCAGCGCACGGGCGTGATGCTGGATGAAATCCACCACCTGTGTGTCACCGGCGATGAATCCGCCTAGCGACGCAAACGACTTGGAGAAGGTGGACATGATCAGATCGGTCTCATCCACGACACCGAAGTGTGCTGCAGTGCCTCGCCCTCCCCCCATCACTCCCATGCCGTGGGCGTCGTCGACCATCACTCGTGCACCGTACCGGTGGCTCAGCTCGAGCATCTCTGGGAGTGGAACGAGGTCCCCCTCCATGCTGTAGAGCCCATCGACGACGACGAGACGGCCCCGGTCGTCGGGAGTGGACAGGAATTGGCGTTCGAGATCACCGAGATTGTTGTGACGGAAACGCTTGATCCTCCCCCAGCCGAGCCGAGCCGCGTCGACGATGCTCGCGTGGTCATCTTTGTCGAGGAACACGGTGTCGCTTCGACCGATCAGCGCGGAGATCGTGCCCAGGTTGGTCTGCATACCCGTGGAGAACACGAGGGCTGCTTCCTTGCCGACGAACTCGGCAAGTTGCCGTTCCAGCTCGAGGTGCATCTCAAGCGTCCCATTGAGGAATCGTGAGCCGGTGCAACTCGTGCCCAACTCTGCGATGGCATTCATGGCCGCCTCGCGCACCTTCGGATGGGTCGTCAGACCGAGGTAGTTGTTCGAACCGAACATCAGGATGCGCCGCCCCTGGTAGATCGCCTCGGGTCCCTCGTTGCTCTGGAGCGGAAGGAAGTAGGGGTAGAACCCTGCCTCCCGAGCCTGCCTGGCACGGTCATACGTCAGGGCCTTCTCGAACACGTCGGCGCGTAAGGTCAGCGCATCGGGATGGTCGGTCATCGTTGTTCGGCCTTTCTCATTGCCTTCTTCAGATCACGATCCATGATCATCCGCACCAGACCGGGAGCGAACCGGTTCGCTCGCCAGATCCAGCCAGATCCCTTGGGATGGATGCTGAACCGTCCCGCGAGGATCCCATCGACGAACGTACGGGCAACCGTGTCGGGAGACAGGAGCCCGGCTGCCTCCGACATGATCGCCGTCTCCGCAGGCTTCGTTTTGTTCTCGTTCGCCAGGCCGGGGGTATCGGTGTCGGGCGGAAACAGGATGGAGAACCCGATTCCGTACGGCTTGAGTTCGTGCCGCAACGACTCGGCGAGACCAACGACGGCGAACTTCGAGGGCGCGTAGGCGCTATAGCCGATCATGCCGAAATACCCCATCATCGACGAGACGAACGACACGTGACCTCTGCGAGCCTCGACGAAATGAGGAATGAGCACGAGCGTCGGGAGGAGCTGTCCCATGTAGTTCAGTTCCAGCTGGTTCCGGAAATCGTCGAGAGTCAGGTCATGCACATACCCTGGACGGGCGCCGCCGACACAGTTGATGAGGTGATCAGGAACTCCTCTGCGTTCGATCAAGCCGCCGAGCGCGGCCGCCACCTGACGATCGTCGGTGGTATCGGCGCCGATCGTCTCGACGAACTGGTCATCGCTCGTTGTGAGTTGAGTGAGTTCCGCCGCCGCATCCGCGAGCGCCTGGCGGCCGCGGGCGATGAGGACAACGCTGCCGCCCCGAGAAACGACCTGTCGCCCCGTGGCCCGCCCGATCCCCATCGACGCACCGGTGATGACAGAGACCGTGCCGGCGAACTCCTTGCCCTTGATCATCCGCAAGAGCTGCGGAAACTGGATAGTCGAGCGAACACACGGGAAGATTACACGGCGGGGTTGGCGGGTGTCGGGCCGAGATGCCGGCGCCGCCTGGCAGAATGGGGGCGCGCGGGTGTAGCCGAATTGGCATAGGCGCCAGACTTAGGATCTGGTGGGCGCAAGCCCGATGTGGGTTCGAGTCCCACCGCCCGCACCCTCGCGTTCTCGTGACGCCTCACCCGGATAGTTCCCGTGCAGCGTCACGAGAACGGGTGGAGGCACCCGCCCGCATCGCGTAGGCTCAGCAACAGGTGAAACGCACTCGGCCTGACACCCTCGAGAGGCTCTGTGGACAGATGGCCTGCATGCGTGCCTTCGAGCTCGCGCTCGGCGACCTTTGGGCACAAGGCCTGATCTCGGGAGAACTCCACCTCGGCATCGGCGAGGAGGGCATCGTCGCCGGTGTTGTAGATCACCTCACCGACGGCGACGCCCTGGCGCTCAGCGCTCTCTTGAACGAGGCGGTCATGATTCCCGCCCTCTCGGGCGGCCGCTGGCCGATCCCGCTCGTCGTTCGGGCTGTATGCGGGGGCGGTTACGGGGATGCGGGACAGCACGAGCAGTCACTCTGGGGATTGCTCGCCGGCATTCCCGGTCTCCAGGTCGTGGTGCCGTCGAACCCGGCCGACGCGGCCGGCTTGATGCTGTCGGCGATCCGGTCGGACGATCCCGTCGTATTCCTGGAACACAAACTGCTGTCGGACCTCATGCGAGCGTCACTCGCCGGGGACCGTCGAACGAACATCGTGCTGGATGTTCCCTCCGAAGGTGCAGAGGGCGAAGTACGGAGAAGACCGGAACCCGTTCCCATCGGTTCCGGCAAGGTCGTGCGAGGCGGCAACGACCTGACGATCTTCAGTCTCGCCATCGGCGTACACCGGTCGCTGGAGGCCGCGGGCGTCCTCGCGGAGGAAGGGATCGAGACGACGGTTGTGGATCTGCGCACCGTCGCTCCGCTGGATCGAGATCTCATCACCACGACCGCAACCGCCACCGGCAAGGTGCTCGTCGTCGACGAGGACTACGAGACCTTCGGGCTGTCCGGAGAGATCGCAGCGGTAGTGGCCGAGTCAGGAGTCGATGCCTCGTTCCGAAGAATGGCGACAACGACCCAGATCCCCTACGTCCGCCACCTCCAAGACGCCGTCCTCCCCAACGTGAACCGCATCGTCGCATCGGCCCTGTCGTTCTCGTGACGCTTCGCCCGGATAGTTCCCCTCAAGTGTCTCGAGAGCGGATAGGAAAGTGCCGGCGACCACTTCGCGTGGGATTCCTGCAGCCGGTCTAGCTACGTCTCGAACCAAACGCACTAGTCCTCGCGCACCCGGAAAAATGGGCTGGAAGACTCATTGCCGCCCTTGCCAAGGTCGCTTAGTGTGTGGTCAACGACCACCAAGCGTGGCAAATGGGGCTAGGACTTCATACGTAGGCGCATGAGACTGCCCGGGATCACCGGGCAGCAACAAGGACAAAAGGGAGGCGGCCCTGCCGGGGCCGAATGGGCACATGGTTGATCAAGCTCGACAGCAGACGTTTACTGAACGTCGCGACTATTCCGTCCATCCTCGAACCGGGGAACGCCTAGCTCGCGAAGCGACACACGGGTCTGATGGCGTAGTAATCGACCTTAGGGAAAGAACCGCCCTCGGCCTCAGAGGTGAAGATGTCGTCATTGAGATCGCCAGAGACAACCGTGTGTTTCTCAGAGGCGACGAAGGCATCCTCGCTGCACCCGCCTGGCAACTCGCGGTGAAGCGCGCCGTGGACATCGTCACCTCGATCTTTTTCCTCATCGCCCTTTCCCCGATCCTGGTGGCAGCAGCCATCGCGGTGAAGTTGACCTCAACCGGACCGCTGCTCTACATCCAGGACCGCGTCGGAAAAGACGGTAGGACCTTTCGATTTGCGAAGTTCCGATCCATGCGAGACGGAGCTCACACAGAACTCGACGATCTCAGACACCTCAATGAAGTGGATGGACCGGTGTTCAAGATGCGGGAGGATCCCCGGATCACGCCCTTCGGTCGATTCATGCGCAAGTACAGCATCGACGAGTTGCCTCAGCTGTTCCACGTGCTCACCGGCGACATGAGCCTCGTCGGACCGCGTCCACCGATCCCGGCCGAAGTGCTCACGTACGACGAGTGGCAACGGCAGCGTCTGCTGACGAAGCCGGGCATCACGTGCATATGGCAGGTGAGCGGCCGCTCCGACCTCGACTTCGAGACCTGGGTCGAAATGGATGTGGAGTACATTCGGACATGGAAACCAAGCCTCGACTTCCTCATCCTGTTGAAGACGTTGCCCGCAGTCATCTCCGCGAGGGGTGCGTACTAGAAGGGCAGTTCAGAACGCTTCTCAAGACCCGGGCATGCGTCGCCGATTGATGAGTGAGAACGGGACGACGAAGCACCTGGTGAAGTCGTCCATCGTCTAGTGTGACCAACCACTCCGGGTGGCCGCCCGTCAGCCGGATGGAGGAGGCTTGATGAACCAGGGAATCACAGGGAACGGGTCGATGAGTCGAGGACGTCCATGAAGATTCTCGTCACCGGACACAACGGCTACATCGGTGCAGTGCTCGTGCAGCTTCTCCAGGCCGCCGGTCATGAAGTCGTTGGGCTGGACACCTACTGGTTCTCGGACTGCCACCACGGGCCGGCACCGGCAGACCCGCCGGCGCTGCGCATGGACCTGCGGGATGTGACGGCTCAGGACCTCGAAGGCTTCGACGCCGTGATGCATCTGGCAGCCCTCTCGAACGACCCGTTGGGTGATCTCAACCCGCAGTACACGTTCGACATCAACCTTCACGCCTCGGTACGACTCGCCGAGGCGGCGAAGACCGCCGGCGTTGCCCGCTTCATCTTCTCCTCCTCCTGTTCCCTCTATGGGGCTCCCAACACCGACGAACTGGTGGATGAGACCGCGGCGTTCGGGCCCGTCACGCCGTATGGAGTGTCCAAGATCAAGGTGGAGCAGGAGGTTGCAGCTCTGGCCGACGACGACTTCAGTCCCACCTACCTTCGCAACACCACTGCCTACGGCTGGTCACCGCAGTTGCGAGGCGACATCGTGGTCAACAACCTCGTTGCCTATGCCTTCACGACGGGCGAGGTGCTCATCAAGAGCGATGGGACCCCGTGGAGGCCCCTGGTACATGTCGAGGACATCGCCAGAGCGTTCCTTGCCGTTGCCAAGGCTCCGAGAGAAGTGATCCACAACCAGGCTTTCAACGTGGGTAGGACCGACGAGAACTACCAGATCTCAGCGGTCGCCGACCTCGTGGCGCAGGTCGTTCCGAACAGCCGCGTGGTGTACGCACCCGGTGGCGAGCCCGACACCCGCAGCTACCGGGTCGATTTCTCCAAGATCGCCGGCGCTCTACCCGATGCACGACCGCAGTGGACGGTCCTCCAGGGCATCGAAGAACTCCACGAGGCGTATCAGAGGTACGGACTCACTCTCGACGAGTTCGAGAGCCGATACCTTCGGATCCGCCACCTCCGCCGGCTCCTCGCCGACGGACGCCTCACCCCCTCCCTACGGTGGCGATCCACCAAAGATGCCACACCGGTTGGAGACCGACATGGGTGAGCTCACCACGTCCACACCTCTCTGCCGCTTCTGCAACGCGCCTCTCACTTTCACGTTCGTCGATCTGGGCATGTCGCCTTTCTGTGAAAGCTTCCTCAGTGAGGACCAGCTCAACCAGATGGAGGCGTTCTACCCGCTTCACGTGTACGTCTGCGATCAATGCTTCCTGGTGCAACTCGAGGAGTACGTTCCCCCGGAGGATATCTTCACCGAGTACGCCTACTTCTCGGCCTACTCGGACAGCTGGCTCGCCCATGCAAAGGCATACGTCGACATGATCACCGATCGGCTAGCCCTGGATCACACGTCGAGCGTCGTCGAATTGGCGAGCAACGACGGGTACCTGCTCCAGTATTTCGTCCAGAAGGGCATTCCCACCCTCGGGATCGAACCTGCCGCCAACGTCGTGAAAGCAGCGGAGGAACGTGGCGTCGATACGTTGATCGAGTTCTTTGGTGCGGAGTTGGCTCAGCGTCTGGTCGCAGAAGGCAGAACCGCCGACTTGATTATCGGCAACAACGTGCTCGCCCAAGTCCCGGACCTCAATTCATTCGTGGATGGCATCAAGACCCTCCTGGCCCCCGGCGGGGTCGTCACCATCGAGTTCCCTCACCTGCTCCGTCTCATGAGTGAGAATCAGTTCGACACAATTTATCACGAACACTTCTCCTACTTCTCGCTCTCGACCGCCGAGCGGATCTTCGCCGCTCACGGACTGACGCTCTTCGACGTCGAGGAGTTGCCCACACACGGCGGATCCCTGCGGATCTACGGCAGACATGCCGACGATCTCTCCAAGCCGGTCACTCCCAACGTCGTCACCCTTCGCAAACGAGAGGATGCCGCGGGATTGAGCGGCCTGGATGCCTACCGCCTCTTCCGTGAACAGGTGGAGGCGACCAAGCGAGACCTCCTCGAATTCCTCATCGAACGGCGAAGAGCGGGAGAGTCGGTGGTCGGGTACGGCGCCCCCGGCAAGGGGAACACGCTGTTGAACTACTGCGGCATCCGAACGGACTTCCTCGACTACACGGTCGACCGAAACCCCCACA
This genomic window contains:
- a CDS encoding methyltransferase domain-containing protein, with the protein product MGELTTSTPLCRFCNAPLTFTFVDLGMSPFCESFLSEDQLNQMEAFYPLHVYVCDQCFLVQLEEYVPPEDIFTEYAYFSAYSDSWLAHAKAYVDMITDRLALDHTSSVVELASNDGYLLQYFVQKGIPTLGIEPAANVVKAAEERGVDTLIEFFGAELAQRLVAEGRTADLIIGNNVLAQVPDLNSFVDGIKTLLAPGGVVTIEFPHLLRLMSENQFDTIYHEHFSYFSLSTAERIFAAHGLTLFDVEELPTHGGSLRIYGRHADDLSKPVTPNVVTLRKREDAAGLSGLDAYRLFREQVEATKRDLLEFLIERRRAGESVVGYGAPGKGNTLLNYCGIRTDFLDYTVDRNPHKHGMYLPGTHIPIYPPDKIEETKPDYILILPWNLKDEIAKQLAYTADWGAKLVVPIPRVQTL
- a CDS encoding aminotransferase class I/II-fold pyridoxal phosphate-dependent enzyme, producing MTDHPDALTLRADVFEKALTYDRARQAREAGFYPYFLPLQSNEGPEAIYQGRRILMFGSNNYLGLTTHPKVREAAMNAIAELGTSCTGSRFLNGTLEMHLELERQLAEFVGKEAALVFSTGMQTNLGTISALIGRSDTVFLDKDDHASIVDAARLGWGRIKRFRHNNLGDLERQFLSTPDDRGRLVVVDGLYSMEGDLVPLPEMLELSHRYGARVMVDDAHGMGVMGGGRGTAAHFGVVDETDLIMSTFSKSFASLGGFIAGDTQVVDFIQHHARALIFSASIPPSNAAAALAALEIMRSEPERVERLQRNGERWRSGLQHLGFDTGNSVSPIVPVIVGDDMVTFGMWRMLLDEGVYTNPVVSPATPNGRQLLRTSCMATHTNDHIDKALEAFEKIGRLANLI
- a CDS encoding pyruvate dehydrogenase, translating into MKRTRPDTLERLCGQMACMRAFELALGDLWAQGLISGELHLGIGEEGIVAGVVDHLTDGDALALSALLNEAVMIPALSGGRWPIPLVVRAVCGGGYGDAGQHEQSLWGLLAGIPGLQVVVPSNPADAAGLMLSAIRSDDPVVFLEHKLLSDLMRASLAGDRRTNIVLDVPSEGAEGEVRRRPEPVPIGSGKVVRGGNDLTIFSLAIGVHRSLEAAGVLAEEGIETTVVDLRTVAPLDRDLITTTATATGKVLVVDEDYETFGLSGEIAAVVAESGVDASFRRMATTTQIPYVRHLQDAVLPNVNRIVASALSFS
- a CDS encoding SDR family NAD(P)-dependent oxidoreductase is translated as MIKGKEFAGTVSVITGASMGIGRATGRQVVSRGGSVVLIARGRQALADAAAELTQLTTSDDQFVETIGADTTDDRQVAAALGGLIERRGVPDHLINCVGGARPGYVHDLTLDDFRNQLELNYMGQLLPTLVLIPHFVEARRGHVSFVSSMMGYFGMIGYSAYAPSKFAVVGLAESLRHELKPYGIGFSILFPPDTDTPGLANENKTKPAETAIMSEAAGLLSPDTVARTFVDGILAGRFSIHPKGSGWIWRANRFAPGLVRMIMDRDLKKAMRKAEQR
- a CDS encoding NAD-dependent epimerase/dehydratase family protein, with the protein product MKILVTGHNGYIGAVLVQLLQAAGHEVVGLDTYWFSDCHHGPAPADPPALRMDLRDVTAQDLEGFDAVMHLAALSNDPLGDLNPQYTFDINLHASVRLAEAAKTAGVARFIFSSSCSLYGAPNTDELVDETAAFGPVTPYGVSKIKVEQEVAALADDDFSPTYLRNTTAYGWSPQLRGDIVVNNLVAYAFTTGEVLIKSDGTPWRPLVHVEDIARAFLAVAKAPREVIHNQAFNVGRTDENYQISAVADLVAQVVPNSRVVYAPGGEPDTRSYRVDFSKIAGALPDARPQWTVLQGIEELHEAYQRYGLTLDEFESRYLRIRHLRRLLADGRLTPSLRWRSTKDATPVGDRHG